A stretch of Lathyrus oleraceus cultivar Zhongwan6 chromosome 6, CAAS_Psat_ZW6_1.0, whole genome shotgun sequence DNA encodes these proteins:
- the LOC127094849 gene encoding rust resistance kinase Lr10 isoform X1 produces the protein MVSCSNIMVVMILVVVCNRVNCCSGKDSRCGRHGPKIRFPFHFKDSETEDGCGYKGFGLTCSDTHKTLLELPSHSGPIVLQVKTINYQDQYIFVSDPGNCLPGKLLKLHQSQMSTFQLYKYPEDSSKSIFLNCSSLSCPVYVVDSGNSLLHSGFDPILCTRTPDIISSLRRSEDEDCDDCYGLTWSKPNCSMCEIQGKMCKLKNNGTGDEIECFERQHKPIKKILLYVTVAIVGAIMVVLILKTYLRLYNYFKTKGEDEARIEKFLEDYRALNLTRFSFVDIKRITNNFREELGEGAHGAVFKGKLSNEILVAVKMLKNTVDDGKEFINEVKAMGKIHHINVVRLIGFCADGCYRALVYNFFSNGSLQNFITQPKNINRFFGWEMLQQIALGIAKGIEYLHTSCDQRILHFDINPHNVLLDDKLVPKITDFGLAKLCSKTQSVVLVTAARGTLGYIAPEVFSRNFGNVSYKADIYSYGMLLLEMIGERKSISELSEENFKVLYLEWVHEFLEGRDMQLKIGKVGDDVILKKLAIVGLWCIQWNPINRPSIKGVLKMLEAQEEGNLIVPPNPFNSTIFKNSEIPKKYSILELESIHE, from the exons ATGGTAAGCTGTTCAAATATCATGGTGGTCATGATACTCGTAGTGGTTTGCAACAGAGTTAACTGTTGTAGCGGCAAGGATTCCAGATGCGGACGTCACGGCCCAAAAATCAGATTTCCATTCCATTTTAAAGACAGTGAAACAGAAGATGGATGTGGTTATAAAGGCTTTGGTCTTACTTGTTCAGACACACACAAAACACTGCTTGAGCTTCCTTCACATTCTGGCCCAATTGTACTCCAAGTCAAAACCATAAATTATCAAGACCAATATATATTCGTATCTGACCCAGGAAATTGTCTTCCTGGAAAGCTTCTTAAGCTCCACCAATCACAAATGTCTACTTTTCAGTTATATAAGTATCCCGAAGATTCTTCTAAATCCATTTTCCTTAATTGTAGCTCATTATCCTGCCCTGTTTATGTTGTTGATTCTGGCAATAGCCTCCTTCATTCGGGTTTTGACCCAATACTCTGCACCAGAACTCCAGATATTATTTCTTCACTACGCCGGTCGGAAGATGAGGATTGTGATGATTGTTATGGTTTGACATGGTCGAAACCCAATTGTAGCATGTGTGAAATACAAGGAAAGATGTGTAAACTCAAAAACAACGGAACTGGAGACGAGATAGAATGTTTTGAACGTCAACACAAACCAATTAAGAAGATACTTCTATATGTCACAG TTGCGATTGTTGGTGCAATTATGGTGGTGTTGATTCTTAAAACATATTTGCGTCTCTATAACTATTTTAAAACAAAGGGTGAAGATGAGGCCAGAATTGAAAAGTTTTTAGAGGATTATCGGGCGCTCAATCTTACGAGATTCTCTTTTGTAGATATAAAGAGGATTACAAATAACTTTAGAGAAGAGTTAGGTGAAGGGGCTCATGGAGCAGTTTTTAAAGGTAAATTATCTAATGAAATTCTCGTGGCTGTGAAGATGCTAAAAAACACCGTGGATGATGGAAAAGAGTTCATTAATGAAGTGAAAGCAATGGGAAAAATTCACCACATTAATGTAGTTCGCTTGATTGGATTTTGTGCGGATGGATGCTATCGTGCTCTTGTTTACAATTTCTTTTCAAATGGCTCATTACAAAACTTCATAACTCAACCTAAAAACATTAATCGTTTTTTTGGTTGGGAAATGCTCCAACAAATAGCTCTTGGCATAGCCAAAGGTATTGAGTATCTTCACACGAGTTGTGATCAACGAATTCTTCACTTTGATATTAATCCCCATAACGTGTTATTAGATGACAAACTTGTTCCAAAAATTACAGATTTTGGTTTGGCTAAATTGTGTTCTAAAACTCAAAGTGTAGTTTTAGTAACTGCCGCGAGGGGGACTTTAGGTTACATTGCACCTGAAGTATTTTCGAGGAACTTTGGAAATGTATCATATAAAGCTGACATATATAGTTATGGGATGTTATTACTTGAAATGATTGGAGAAAGAAAGAGTATAAGTGAACTTTCAGAGGAAAATTTTAAAGTTCTATATCTAGAATGGGTTCATGAGTTTCTTGAAGGGCGAGATATGCAATTGAAGATTGGGAAAGTAGGAGATGATGTAATTTTAAAAAAACTTGCAATTGTAGGATTGTGGTGTATTCAGTGGAATCCAATAAATCGTCCATCGATAAAAGGTGTGCTCAAAATGTTAGAAGCTCAAGAAGAAGGAAATTTGATTGTGCCTCCAAACCCTTTCAACTCAACaattttcaaaaatagtgaaatcCCAAAAAAGTATTCAATTTTAGAGTTAGAGTCTATACATGAATGA